The following is a genomic window from Pseudomonas sp. FP2335.
AAACGGCGTGCTGCACCTGGCGCCCTGGGCCTTGGTGATCGGCGCGGTGGGCATCGGCCTGTTCTCATTCAACGGCTACGGCCCGGCGGTGCTGCTGGCCGAAGACATGAAATGCGGCGGCAAGGGCGTGCACAAGGCGGTGTTGTGGTCACTGGGCCTGGTGGTCGTGATCGAGCTGGTGCCGATCACCGCGTTGCTGATCGGCGCGCCGTCCCTGAGTGCGATGATCAGCAGCCCGGACCCCATCGGCTACCTGCTGACCAGTCATGGCAATGAAACCTTGTCGCGGCTGGTCAGTGCGGGGATTTTCCTGTCGGTGTTCAACGCCATTGTCGCCATCGTGATCCAGATCGGCCGCGTGGTCTTCAGCAGCGGGCGCGATGCGCTGTGGACGCCGCGGATCAACACACTGTTTACGCGCATTCACCCGCGCTGGGATTCGCCGTGGCTGGCTACGCTGTTCCTGGCGATTCCGTCGGCACTGCTGAGTTTCAGCTCGAACCTCGCCGACCTCACTTCGTTCAGCGTGCTGCTGATCATGCTGGTGTACCTGGTGGTCGCGTTGAGCGCGTTGATGAGCCGGGTGTTGCTGCGTGATCGTGAACACCCTTACCGCATGCCGCTCTGGCCTTTGCCGGCATTGCTCGCCGTGCTGGGCGCCGGGTATCTGCTGGCGACCCTGGTCGCGGCGGCATCGGTGCGCGACGTGATGATCATCGCCGGCTTGCTGGCTGTGTCGGTGATTCTGTATTGCATCAGTGGCCGGTTGAGTCCGGCGTTCCAGAAATTGTAAGGAGTGGTTATGCGTGCACGTCAATTGGGCATTACGTTGGGGCTGGGCACACCCGGCGCATTGAATGCCATCACCGATGTACCGGGGGTGCGGGTTGGCCACAGTACGCTCAAGACCCGCGTCGACGGCAAACAGGTGCGCACCGGCGTGACGGTGGTGCAGCCACGCGCCGGCGAGGCCCGCCAGCAGCCGTGTTTTGCCGGGTATCACGTGCTCAACGGCAATGGCGATGCCACGGGCCTGGAATGGATTCGTGAAGCGGGGCTGCTGACTACGCCGCTGGCGATCACCAACACCCACAGTATTGGCGTAGTGCGCGACAGCCTGATCGCCCTGGAGCGCGAGCGCCTGGCGGACCCGGCAGTGTATTGGTGCATGCCGGTGGTGATGGAGACCTACGACGGCTTGCTCAACGACATCTGGGGCCAGCACGTCGGGCCCGAGCATGTGCGCCAGGCCCTGGAGTGCGCTGAAACCGGCCCGGTGCAAGAGGGGGCGGTGGGCGGCGGCACCGGGATGATCTGCCATGAGTTCAAGGGCGGCATCGGTACCGCGTCGCGGCGCTTGTCGGCAGAGCAGGGCGGTTGGACCGTCGGCGTGCTGGTCCAGGCCAACCACGGCAAGCGCCAGGAACTGCGGGTCGATGGCTACCCAGTGGGCCGCCAGTTGCTGCAAATCCCGTCGCCCTTCGCCGAGCGCGGCACGCCAGGCATGGGCTCGATCGTGGTGATCATCGCCACCGATGCGCCGTTGCTGCCGCACCAATGCCAGCGCCTGGCGCAACGTGCGTCCATCGGCATTGCGCGCACCGGCGGCGGCACCGAGGATTCCAGCGGCGACCTGTTCCTGGCGTTTGCCACTGGCAACGCTGACCTGCCGCCCGCTGACTACGGCCGCCAGGATCTGCCGCTGAGCACGTCGTTGCAGATGCTCAACAACGATCACATTTCGCCGCTGTTCAGCGCGGCGGCAGAGGCCGTGGAAGAGGCGATCATCAACGCGATCCTGGCCGGCGAAGACATGCACACCGACGACGGCGTGCTGGTGCCGGGCCTGCACGCTGAAACCCTATTGGCGGCATTGGATAAAACCGGCTGGAGTATGCCCCGGTAATCCGGGACAACTGCAACTTTTAGTTCAAGTAGTGGCTGTTTAATGTCGTTAATGACACCATGCCAATATATTGGATCCATTAACTAAGCGGCCGCCAAACGTTGGCGGCTTTAGCCCTATTTAATAATTAAATAAGTGCGGTGTGTTTTTTGTCGGACAAAATCAGCGCCGACCAACAAATACGGAGTGCAACTTACTGGCGCTAATTACCGGGTACTTTTTTGCCCCGGAAATAGATGTAGACGAAAGATTTCAAGTTGTGTCAGTTTTCTTACGCCTTCAAAAGAGGCGAGTGATAGGACGATCTCGCCCGCGGGGTTCCTATCGATCAAAGACTGATGCACTTGCAAACAAGGAAGTACGTTTATGTCAAAAGTAAAAGACAAGGCTATCGTGTCGGCGGCGCAAGCCAGCACCGCTTACTCGCAAATCGATAGCTTCAGCCATCTGTATGACCGTGGTGGCAACCTCACGGTCAATGGCAAACCGTCCTACTCCGTCGACCAGGCCGCCACCCAGCTGCTGCGCGACGGTGCGGCGTACCGGGACGTTGACGGCAACGGCAAGATCGACCTGACCTACACCTTCCTGACCTCGGCGTCGTCGAGCACCATGAACAAACATGGCATCTCCGGCTTCAGCCAGTTCAGCGCCCAGCAGAAAGCACAGGCCGCCCTGGCCATGCAGTCCTGGGCGGATGTGGCCAACGTCACGTTCACCGAGAAGGCCAGCGGCGGCGATGCCCACATGACCTTCGGCAACTACAGCGGCGGCCAGGACGGCGCGGCGGCGTTCGCCTACCTGCCCGGCACCGGCGCAGGCTACGACGGCACCTCGTGGTACTTGACCAACAGCAGCTACACGCCAAACAAGACCCCGGACCTGAATAACTATGGCCGGCAGACCCTGACCCACGAAATCGGCCACACCCTGGGCCTGGCGCATCCCGGCGACTACAACGCCGGCGAAGGCGCACCGACCTACAACGACGCGTCCTACGGACAGGACACGCGCGGCTACAGCGTCATGAGTTACTGGAGCGAGAGCAATACCAACCAGAACTTCAGCAAAGGCGGCGTCGAAGCCTACGCTTCCGGCCCGCTGATCGACGACATCGCCGCGATCCAGAAGCTCTACGGCGCCAACTACAACACGCGCGCCGGCGACACCACCTACGGTTTCAACTCCAACACCGGGCGTGACTTCCTCAGCGCCACTTCCAACGCCGACAAGCTGGTGTTCTCGGTATGGGACGGTGGCGGCAACGACACCCTGGACTTCTCCGGTTTCACCCAGAACCAGAAGATCAACCTCAATGAAGCCTCGTTCTCCGACGTTGGCGGCCTGGTGGGCAACGTCTCCATCGCCAAGGGCGTGACCGTGGAGAATGCCTTCGGTGGCGCCGGCAACGATCTGATCATCGGCAACAACGCGGCCAACGTGATCAAGGGCGGTGCCGGCAACGACATCATCTACGGCGGCGGCGGTGCCGACCAACTGTGGGGCGGTGCGGGCAACGACACCTTTGTGTTCGGTGCCAGCTCCGACTCCAGGCCGGGGGCGGCGGACAAGATCTTTGACTTCACCTCGGGTTCGGACAAGATCGACCTGTCCGGTATCACCAAAGGCGCAGGCCTGACCTTCGTCAACGCGTTTACCGGGCATGCCGGCGACGCGGTGCTGTCCTACGCTTCTGGCAGCAACCTGGGCACCTTGGCGGTAGACTTCTCCGGGCACGGCGTGGCGGATTTCCTCGTCACCACCGTTGGCCAGGCGGCCGTCAGCGACATCGTGGCGTGATGCAGGAGCGCGGCGTTTCGGCGCCGCGCTTTGCCCATGGAGCATAAGCAAGATGCAGCGTTTTACCCCCTTTATCGCCCGCGTATTGCTGGCGACGTTCGTATCGGCAGGAGCCCACGTGATGGCGAGCAGTCTTGTTTTACCCAGCAGCGCCCAATTGGCCGGACACTGGCAGTTGCACCAGCAGGACCAGGTGTGTGCGTTGGACCTGGTGGTCGCCGCCAATGCCGTGGCTGGCGACGTTGAATGCGCCGCGCAGTGGCTGGGCGACCATCCGAAGACCTGGCTGCCGACCCCGGACGGTATCTGGCTGATGAATGCCGACGGCACCGGGATTACCCATTTGAACCGACAGAAAGAGGGTGAATATAAAGGTCGCACCGCCCAAGGCACCGAAGTGCTGTTGCAGCGCATCCCTTAGTTGTTGGTTATAAGCCTATAACTTGATTTTATTAGTTGGCCGCTCCGTTATTCGGGGTGCGGGCAACTATTGCTTATTGTTTGGTTCAAGTGAGATCGGAAGACATGGCCACACCGCCTTTATTCAAAGCGCTGGGTGAATACAAGAACCTCTTGATCAGCGTTGGCTGTTTCACGGCATTGATTAACCTGTTGATGCTGGTGCCGTCGATTTACATGTTGCAAGTGTATGACCGCGTGCTGTCCTCCCAGAATGAAACCACCCTGGTGATGTTGACACTGATGGTCGTGGGCTTCTTTGTGTTTATTGGCACACTGGAGGCGATCCGCAGTTTTATCGTGATCCGCATCGGCAGCCAATTGGAGCGGCGTTTCAACTTGCGCGTCTACAAGGCCGCGTTTGAACGCAACCTGCACCGCGGCCAGGGGCACGCCGGGCAATCCCTTGGCGACTTGACCCAGATCCGCCAATTCATCACCGGCCCCGCGTTGTTCGCGTTTTTTGATGCGCCGTGGTTTCCCATCTATCTGCTGGTGATTTTCCTGTTCAACGTCTGGCTTGGCGTGTTGGCCACGGCCGGTGCGCTGTTGCTGATCGGCTTGGCGTGCCTCAACGAATACCTGACCAAAAAGCCGTTGGGCGAGGCCAGCGGTTACTCGCAGCAATCCACGCAACTGGCCACCAGCCATTTGCACAATGCCGGGACTATCCAGGCCATGGGCATGCTCGGCGCGTTGCGTCAGCGCTGGTTTGCCGTGCATACGCAATTTCTCGGCCTGCAGAATCGGGCCAGTGACACCGGTGCGGTAATCACTTCCCTGAGCAAATCCCTGCGCCTGTGCCTGCAATCGTTGGTGCTGGGGCTTGGCGCTTGGCTGGTGATCAAGGGCGACATGACCGCCGGGATGATGATCGCCGGTTCCATCCTGATGGGACGGGTGCTCAGTCCCATCGACCAGTTGATTGCGGTGTGGAAACAGTGGAGTTCGGCCAAGTTGGCCTACCAGCGCCTGGATGCGTTGCTGCGCGAGAGCCCGGAGGCCGTCGAGCCGATGAAGTTGCCGGCGCCCAACGGCCAGGTCAGTTTCGAACAGGTCAGCGCTGGCCCGCCGGGGCGGCGTGTGGCGACGCTGCACCACGTCAGTTTCAACCTTGGCGCTGGGGAGGTGCTGGGTGTGCTGGGCGCCTCGGGCTCCGGCAAATCCACCCTGGCCCGGGTGCTGGTGGGCGTGTGGCCGACCCTGGCGGGCACGGTGCGCCTGGATGGCGCCGACATCCACCGCTGGGACCGCGATGACCTCGGCCCGCACATCGGCTACCTGCCCCAGGACATCGAGCTGTTCAGCGGCAGCATTGCCGACAACATCGCGCGTTTTCGCCAGGCCGACCCTCAGCTCGTGGTCAAAGCCGCGCAACAAGCCGGGGTACATGAACTGATCCTGCGCCTGCCCCAAGGCTACGACACCGTACTGGGCGACAACGGCGGCGGGCTGTCCGGCGGCCAGAAGCAACGGGTGGCCCTGGCCCGCGCGTTGTACGGCGGGCCGCGGCTGATTGTGCTGGATGAGCCCAACTCCA
Proteins encoded in this region:
- a CDS encoding APC family permease: MSASPAPDGVLKPTLSVFDVVAITVSAVTPASSVFVIAPFAIQQAGSGVFLAFVMAALLALMFAFCYAELGRAHNSAGGEYVYAKRVFGGMAGYATFLTVLVMLLFIPPVLATGAATYLNNALGTKFDSQTVALVIVVCSYALGILNIKLNAWITGTCLLLEVAALLVIVFIGFGNPMQPASVLFQPQIVENGVLHLAPWALVIGAVGIGLFSFNGYGPAVLLAEDMKCGGKGVHKAVLWSLGLVVVIELVPITALLIGAPSLSAMISSPDPIGYLLTSHGNETLSRLVSAGIFLSVFNAIVAIVIQIGRVVFSSGRDALWTPRINTLFTRIHPRWDSPWLATLFLAIPSALLSFSSNLADLTSFSVLLIMLVYLVVALSALMSRVLLRDREHPYRMPLWPLPALLAVLGAGYLLATLVAAASVRDVMIIAGLLAVSVILYCISGRLSPAFQKL
- a CDS encoding P1 family peptidase, producing MRARQLGITLGLGTPGALNAITDVPGVRVGHSTLKTRVDGKQVRTGVTVVQPRAGEARQQPCFAGYHVLNGNGDATGLEWIREAGLLTTPLAITNTHSIGVVRDSLIALERERLADPAVYWCMPVVMETYDGLLNDIWGQHVGPEHVRQALECAETGPVQEGAVGGGTGMICHEFKGGIGTASRRLSAEQGGWTVGVLVQANHGKRQELRVDGYPVGRQLLQIPSPFAERGTPGMGSIVVIIATDAPLLPHQCQRLAQRASIGIARTGGGTEDSSGDLFLAFATGNADLPPADYGRQDLPLSTSLQMLNNDHISPLFSAAAEAVEEAIINAILAGEDMHTDDGVLVPGLHAETLLAALDKTGWSMPR
- a CDS encoding serralysin family metalloprotease codes for the protein MSKVKDKAIVSAAQASTAYSQIDSFSHLYDRGGNLTVNGKPSYSVDQAATQLLRDGAAYRDVDGNGKIDLTYTFLTSASSSTMNKHGISGFSQFSAQQKAQAALAMQSWADVANVTFTEKASGGDAHMTFGNYSGGQDGAAAFAYLPGTGAGYDGTSWYLTNSSYTPNKTPDLNNYGRQTLTHEIGHTLGLAHPGDYNAGEGAPTYNDASYGQDTRGYSVMSYWSESNTNQNFSKGGVEAYASGPLIDDIAAIQKLYGANYNTRAGDTTYGFNSNTGRDFLSATSNADKLVFSVWDGGGNDTLDFSGFTQNQKINLNEASFSDVGGLVGNVSIAKGVTVENAFGGAGNDLIIGNNAANVIKGGAGNDIIYGGGGADQLWGGAGNDTFVFGASSDSRPGAADKIFDFTSGSDKIDLSGITKGAGLTFVNAFTGHAGDAVLSYASGSNLGTLAVDFSGHGVADFLVTTVGQAAVSDIVA
- a CDS encoding AprI/Inh family metalloprotease inhibitor — encoded protein: MQRFTPFIARVLLATFVSAGAHVMASSLVLPSSAQLAGHWQLHQQDQVCALDLVVAANAVAGDVECAAQWLGDHPKTWLPTPDGIWLMNADGTGITHLNRQKEGEYKGRTAQGTEVLLQRIP
- a CDS encoding type I secretion system permease/ATPase, yielding MATPPLFKALGEYKNLLISVGCFTALINLLMLVPSIYMLQVYDRVLSSQNETTLVMLTLMVVGFFVFIGTLEAIRSFIVIRIGSQLERRFNLRVYKAAFERNLHRGQGHAGQSLGDLTQIRQFITGPALFAFFDAPWFPIYLLVIFLFNVWLGVLATAGALLLIGLACLNEYLTKKPLGEASGYSQQSTQLATSHLHNAGTIQAMGMLGALRQRWFAVHTQFLGLQNRASDTGAVITSLSKSLRLCLQSLVLGLGAWLVIKGDMTAGMMIAGSILMGRVLSPIDQLIAVWKQWSSAKLAYQRLDALLRESPEAVEPMKLPAPNGQVSFEQVSAGPPGRRVATLHHVSFNLGAGEVLGVLGASGSGKSTLARVLVGVWPTLAGTVRLDGADIHRWDRDDLGPHIGYLPQDIELFSGSIADNIARFRQADPQLVVKAAQQAGVHELILRLPQGYDTVLGDNGGGLSGGQKQRVALARALYGGPRLIVLDEPNSNLDTQGEAALASAIVQMKAQGSSVVLVTHRSAALAQADKLLVLNDGQLQVFGPSQEVLRALSGQREQPPQERMPA